The following are encoded in a window of Acidobacteriota bacterium genomic DNA:
- a CDS encoding cytochrome c, giving the protein MLNRTLPAAAVAVVAALAWMPATATAAQDGAPTFTKDVAPIFQAKCEACHRPNSIAPMSLVTYEESRPWARSIRDRVSTRQMPPWHIDRTVGIDEFRNDRSLTDEELDTIVRWVDNGAPRGNPEDMPAPVEWPDASKWYYAERFGGPPDLVVKSEPFTMPAEANDAWWKPVSDTGLTEPRWVRAIELRPATTAGRRITHHAIARLEQDETDPLLQNPAATDDDDPLANSGLFMEWAVGKQGELMRPGSGKLMLPGSRIIWDVHYSAAGEEITDHVELGIYFYPKGEEPQHRQVLHLMGAGRVDIPPNTVSVTEGFFPMRRAGRVESFQPHMHLRGKAMSMEAILPNGRREVLSHVGDFNFNWHNTYVYADGAAPLLPKGTLLKITAWHDNTAANRANPDPNVWVGYGDRTVDEMAHAWVNVTYFTDEEYEAEVAARETNDN; this is encoded by the coding sequence ATGCTGAATCGAACGCTGCCGGCCGCCGCGGTGGCCGTCGTCGCCGCCCTCGCGTGGATGCCCGCGACCGCAACGGCCGCCCAGGACGGCGCGCCCACGTTCACGAAGGACGTAGCGCCGATCTTCCAGGCGAAGTGCGAAGCGTGCCATCGGCCCAACTCCATCGCTCCGATGTCGCTGGTCACCTACGAGGAGTCACGCCCGTGGGCCCGCTCCATCCGGGACCGTGTCTCGACGCGTCAGATGCCTCCCTGGCATATCGACCGGACGGTCGGGATCGACGAGTTCCGCAACGACCGGTCGCTGACCGACGAGGAGCTCGACACCATCGTCCGCTGGGTTGACAACGGCGCGCCGCGCGGCAACCCGGAGGACATGCCGGCCCCCGTCGAGTGGCCGGACGCGTCGAAGTGGTACTACGCCGAACGGTTCGGCGGGCCGCCCGACCTCGTGGTCAAGTCCGAGCCGTTCACGATGCCGGCCGAGGCGAACGACGCCTGGTGGAAGCCTGTCTCCGACACCGGCCTGACCGAGCCGCGGTGGGTGCGCGCCATCGAGCTGCGCCCCGCGACGACGGCCGGCCGCCGGATCACGCACCACGCCATCGCCCGCCTGGAGCAGGACGAGACCGATCCGCTGCTGCAGAATCCGGCGGCGACCGACGATGACGATCCGCTCGCCAACTCCGGCCTGTTCATGGAGTGGGCCGTCGGCAAGCAGGGCGAGCTGATGCGTCCGGGCAGCGGCAAGCTGATGCTGCCGGGGTCGCGGATTATCTGGGACGTCCACTACTCCGCCGCCGGCGAGGAAATCACCGACCACGTGGAGCTGGGCATCTACTTCTACCCGAAGGGAGAGGAGCCGCAGCACCGCCAGGTGCTCCACCTGATGGGCGCCGGCCGCGTCGACATTCCGCCGAACACGGTATCGGTGACCGAGGGCTTCTTCCCGATGCGACGAGCGGGACGCGTCGAGAGCTTCCAGCCGCACATGCACCTGCGGGGGAAAGCGATGTCGATGGAGGCGATCCTGCCGAACGGCCGGCGTGAAGTGCTGAGCCACGTGGGCGACTTCAATTTCAACTGGCACAACACCTACGTCTACGCGGACGGCGCCGCCCCGCTGCTGCCGAAGGGCACCCTTCTGAAAATCACGGCGTGGCACGACAACACCGCCGCCAACCGCGCCAACCCCGATCCCAACGTGTGGGTCGGTTACGGCGACCGCACGGTCGACGAGATGGCCCACGCCTGGGTCAACGTCACGTACTTCACCGACGAGGAGTACGAAGCGGAAGTGGCGGCGCGCGAGACGAACGACAACTGA
- a CDS encoding RloB domain-containing protein, translated as MAKRAERRRRKNRPLRRRVAVRKPKRTFLVFCEGKRTEPDYLMALREEPAVREAASVEIKIDLDASGAVPSTLVDAAAEARARNSEEQGEIDEVWCLFDVEWPRNHPRLPEAKAKAQRSDVRLAISNPCFELWLALHFENRTARLDSTAADTLRRNHDGSPDKGLDGTQYMPRRAAAVRRARALTKKHERDRTEFPNDNPSSGMYLFLEAVESSW; from the coding sequence ATGGCCAAGCGGGCTGAACGCAGGCGGCGCAAGAACCGACCGCTCCGCCGCAGGGTCGCGGTTCGCAAGCCCAAACGGACATTTCTCGTGTTCTGTGAGGGCAAGCGGACCGAACCCGACTATCTCATGGCCCTGCGCGAGGAGCCAGCGGTTCGCGAGGCCGCGTCGGTTGAGATCAAAATAGACCTGGATGCAAGTGGCGCGGTGCCTTCGACCTTGGTCGACGCGGCGGCCGAAGCCCGAGCCCGCAATTCCGAGGAGCAGGGTGAAATCGACGAGGTATGGTGCCTCTTCGACGTTGAATGGCCCCGCAATCACCCTCGTCTTCCCGAAGCCAAAGCCAAAGCTCAGAGAAGCGATGTCCGTCTTGCCATTTCCAATCCGTGCTTCGAGCTGTGGCTGGCGCTCCACTTCGAGAACCGCACCGCGCGGCTTGACAGCACCGCTGCCGACACGCTCCGCCGCAACCACGACGGGAGCCCCGACAAGGGTCTTGACGGCACGCAGTACATGCCCCGGCGAGCCGCCGCGGTACGACGTGCGCGTGCACTAACGAAGAAGCACGAAAGAGACAGAACCGAGTTCCCGAACGACAATCCTTCATCGGGCATGTACCTCTTCCTGGAGGCTGTCGAGTCCTCCTGGTAA
- a CDS encoding ATP-binding protein, which translates to MLLRFRASNHRSILEPVELSMIAVDEARAATRGFGGLSERVLTVAGIYGPNASGKSNLLDAMAWLSIAVDTSLRGWDDYIPRDAHRFGKGPTTTSEFDLELVVDGVRYEYRLEVDDSAVLFESLDSYPEKRRRNLFTRHESHIDFRRSLDGTRGIRDLLTPTTLALSAARRVSDSDFRRVGQVVASMRVLGLPRRKWWLRAFGGDVAFSTLRLLFDAQGANQPQLFDAPEDRPAVKDPGFVLDLIRFADPGVRDFVIGEEESERFGGSRRQLRLVHQGEGEPVTLDLEDESAGTQTWFRLIGPALAALRLGQVLLLDEIDASLHPRLSARLIEIFQDPETNKRGAQLVFTSHDTSLLNGLNRDEVWLTEKAPDATTQLVGLAEYGGERVRKSLNLERAYLQGRFGAVPEVDQIAVRRALGLSSEPRDGQAG; encoded by the coding sequence ATGCTACTTCGATTCCGGGCCTCCAATCACCGTTCAATCTTGGAGCCGGTGGAACTCTCCATGATCGCCGTAGACGAAGCTCGGGCGGCGACTCGCGGGTTCGGCGGTCTTTCGGAGCGCGTACTGACGGTGGCCGGCATCTACGGGCCCAACGCGTCGGGCAAGTCCAATCTGCTGGATGCCATGGCTTGGTTGTCAATAGCCGTTGACACGTCGCTTCGGGGCTGGGACGACTACATTCCGCGCGATGCTCACCGATTCGGTAAGGGGCCCACGACTACTTCGGAGTTCGATCTTGAACTCGTAGTTGACGGCGTCCGTTACGAGTATCGGCTTGAAGTGGACGATTCGGCCGTGCTGTTCGAGAGCCTGGACAGCTACCCGGAAAAACGACGGCGGAACCTCTTCACTCGTCACGAGAGCCATATCGACTTCCGCCGAAGCCTCGACGGCACTCGGGGGATACGGGACTTGCTGACCCCTACGACGCTGGCGCTCTCCGCCGCTAGGCGGGTCAGCGATTCCGACTTCAGAAGAGTGGGGCAGGTTGTAGCTAGCATGCGTGTCCTCGGGCTCCCGAGGAGGAAGTGGTGGCTACGCGCTTTCGGCGGCGACGTCGCGTTCTCAACGTTGCGCTTGCTCTTCGACGCGCAGGGGGCTAATCAGCCACAACTCTTTGACGCTCCAGAAGATCGACCGGCCGTCAAGGATCCAGGCTTTGTCTTGGACTTGATTCGTTTTGCTGATCCCGGAGTTCGCGATTTCGTGATAGGCGAAGAGGAGAGTGAGCGATTCGGGGGATCTCGTCGGCAGCTTCGTCTGGTGCATCAAGGGGAAGGTGAACCAGTAACCCTCGACCTTGAGGATGAATCTGCAGGCACCCAGACTTGGTTCCGTCTGATTGGCCCTGCGTTGGCGGCTCTCAGACTCGGTCAAGTCCTCTTGCTAGATGAGATTGACGCAAGCCTTCACCCTCGCCTTTCGGCCCGACTGATCGAGATCTTTCAGGATCCCGAGACCAACAAACGAGGCGCTCAACTCGTCTTCACTTCCCACGATACGTCCCTGCTGAACGGCTTGAACCGCGACGAGGTCTGGCTCACCGAGAAGGCCCCTGACGCCACCACACAACTTGTCGGCTTGGCCGAGTACGGGGGTGAACGCGTGAGGAAGTCTCTGAACTTGGAAAGGGCGTACCTGCAAGGCCGATTCGGGGCCGTTCCCGAAGTCGACCAAATCGCTGTCCGTAGAGCTCTGGGGCTCTCTTCCGAACCTCGCGATGGCCAAGCGGGCTGA